The following are encoded in a window of Fischerella sp. PCC 9605 genomic DNA:
- a CDS encoding nSTAND1 domain-containing NTPase: MIRDALVVGINTYNYERLPNLTTPAQDAEAIAQLLSDYGGFKVRRLPAVKKDNSIRVGQKTKVTLTQLEEALVQLFKPEGDNVPDTALFYFSGHGLRKNRGIQEGYLATSDVNPDLGFYGLSLQWLRRLLQECSIRQQIIWLDCCYSGELLNFTEANPGDRGKGRDRCFIAASREFEVAYQDVSSDYSVFTKALLQGLDPKRQPQGLVTNYTLIDFLKQDLKSVTQSFVFTNFGGEIILTGKAAESVNPALGGICPYKGLAYFDCNEEDPKYFYGREILTDQLLEKVRSGNLLAVLGASGSGKSSVMRAGLLHQLKLGQRLSGSDAWHTYIFRPGEHPLQRLAETFVESDLPTVDRATQLAKAEELIKVGAVGLGHLVSAVQAPRVVLVVDQFEEVFTLCQDSTERQQFFECLLGAVNRPDNKLCLVIVMRADFFGKCAEQEYAGLASFIQEHLVTVTPMTQQELEAAITEPAKKVGLEVERELVTQMIADVKESPGSLPLLQYTLTELWQQRTVERLTVSAYIRLGGVKGTLQKRADEVYQSLSPEEQQTAKRIFLELTHLGEGAEDTRRQVLKQELVTAKQSEELVDRVIQKLADAKLIVTSILNEKGSKSGRVAVVDVAHEALIRHWSLLRKWLDENQDKLRQKRKIEAEAEVWRDRGKPKDYPYLLQRKPLKEAVALQQEQTGNLMLSNLAQEFIDQSIRRIRQMRVAKRRLIGLGLATSFGLIIFLGFDFQKNQRIAQKLQVIELAKGQKENPTRIKALLQELVKDGGSLKNINLRRIDLSRAFLRGANLSNADLRGTNLSRADLRNTGLYNADLSNANLSNADLSAAGLGNANFSNTNLSSANLSPANLSDANLRGADLSDANLRSANLSDANLRGADLSDANLSDAILSRADLSSANLSNADLSGANLGCIAIPIESLIKFQDDQCTDFRGAKNLTPRQVKSAKDWDKARYDEEFRSKLGLK, encoded by the coding sequence ATGATCAGGGATGCATTGGTAGTTGGAATTAATACTTACAATTATGAGCGCTTGCCTAACCTGACAACACCAGCACAGGATGCAGAAGCGATCGCACAACTTCTCAGTGACTATGGTGGCTTCAAGGTGCGACGCCTCCCAGCAGTCAAAAAAGACAATAGCATTCGCGTTGGTCAGAAAACAAAGGTAACGCTGACCCAATTGGAAGAAGCATTGGTACAACTGTTTAAGCCTGAAGGAGACAACGTCCCAGACACAGCACTATTTTATTTTTCTGGACATGGACTGCGAAAAAACCGGGGAATTCAGGAAGGCTATTTGGCTACCAGTGATGTGAATCCCGATCTGGGCTTTTATGGACTATCGCTGCAATGGTTACGCCGATTACTTCAAGAATGTTCAATTCGACAGCAAATTATTTGGCTGGATTGCTGCTACAGTGGGGAACTGTTAAATTTTACCGAAGCAAATCCAGGAGATAGAGGAAAAGGACGCGATCGCTGTTTCATAGCCGCATCCAGAGAGTTCGAGGTAGCTTACCAAGACGTAAGTAGCGATTACAGCGTTTTCACCAAAGCACTTTTACAAGGGCTTGATCCCAAACGGCAGCCACAAGGTTTAGTAACTAACTACACTTTGATTGATTTTCTCAAACAGGATCTCAAAAGCGTCACCCAGAGTTTCGTATTTACCAACTTTGGTGGTGAAATCATCCTTACAGGCAAAGCAGCAGAGTCTGTAAATCCAGCTTTGGGCGGCATTTGTCCCTACAAGGGTTTGGCTTACTTTGACTGCAACGAAGAAGATCCCAAATATTTCTACGGGCGTGAGATCCTGACTGACCAACTTTTGGAAAAGGTGCGTTCTGGAAATTTACTCGCTGTTTTGGGAGCTTCTGGGAGTGGCAAGTCGAGTGTGATGAGAGCGGGGTTACTACATCAGCTCAAGCTGGGACAGCGTTTATCGGGTAGTGACGCGTGGCATACTTATATCTTTAGACCCGGCGAACATCCGCTGCAACGTTTAGCAGAAACATTTGTGGAGTCGGATTTACCGACTGTTGACCGTGCTACCCAGTTGGCTAAGGCAGAAGAGTTGATTAAAGTAGGTGCTGTAGGTTTAGGGCATTTGGTGAGTGCTGTGCAAGCTCCTCGCGTAGTGCTGGTGGTGGATCAGTTTGAGGAAGTGTTTACCCTGTGTCAGGACAGCACTGAACGACAACAGTTTTTTGAGTGCCTGTTGGGTGCTGTCAACCGTCCCGATAATAAACTCTGCTTGGTAATAGTGATGCGGGCAGATTTCTTTGGCAAGTGTGCTGAACAAGAATATGCTGGACTTGCCAGCTTTATTCAAGAGCATTTGGTAACGGTGACGCCAATGACACAGCAGGAGTTAGAGGCAGCAATTACTGAACCAGCTAAAAAAGTAGGCTTGGAAGTAGAGCGCGAACTCGTCACCCAAATGATTGCTGATGTGAAAGAATCTCCTGGTAGTTTGCCTTTGTTGCAGTACACGCTGACGGAATTGTGGCAACAGCGTACTGTCGAGCGGTTAACGGTTTCTGCCTACATTAGGCTTGGTGGGGTAAAGGGAACCCTGCAAAAACGCGCTGATGAAGTATATCAATCTCTGTCACCAGAGGAACAGCAAACAGCCAAGCGAATTTTTCTGGAACTAACGCACCTAGGAGAGGGAGCGGAGGATACGCGCAGGCAAGTACTCAAACAGGAATTAGTCACTGCTAAGCAATCGGAAGAATTGGTAGATAGGGTCATCCAGAAATTGGCGGATGCCAAATTAATAGTTACCAGTATCTTGAATGAAAAAGGGTCAAAATCGGGTCGAGTTGCTGTGGTTGATGTTGCCCATGAAGCGCTGATCCGCCACTGGTCGCTACTGAGAAAATGGCTGGATGAGAACCAGGACAAACTCAGACAGAAGCGCAAAATCGAAGCTGAAGCTGAGGTGTGGCGAGATAGGGGAAAGCCAAAGGATTATCCTTATTTGCTTCAAAGAAAGCCCTTGAAAGAAGCTGTTGCCCTTCAGCAAGAGCAAACTGGAAATTTGATGCTATCTAATTTGGCTCAAGAGTTTATAGATCAAAGCATCAGACGCATCAGACAGATGCGTGTAGCAAAGCGTAGATTGATTGGGCTTGGCTTAGCAACTTCTTTTGGTCTGATTATATTTTTAGGATTCGACTTTCAGAAAAATCAAAGAATAGCGCAAAAGTTGCAAGTCATTGAATTGGCGAAGGGACAAAAAGAAAATCCAACAAGAATCAAAGCATTACTGCAAGAGCTAGTTAAGGATGGTGGCAGCTTGAAGAATATTAACCTCAGGCGTATTGACCTTAGCAGAGCTTTCCTCAGGGGTGCTAACCTCAGCAACGCCGACCTCAGGGGTACTAACCTCAGCAGAGCTGACCTTAGGAACACTGGACTCTATAATGCAGACCTCAGCAATGCTAACCTCAGCAATGCAGACCTCAGCGCTGCCGGCCTCGGCAATGCTAACTTCAGCAATACTAACCTCAGCAGTGCTAACCTCAGTCCTGCCAATCTCAGTGATGCCAACCTTAGGGGTGCAGACCTTAGCGATGCCAACCTTAGGAGTGCAAACCTTAGCGATGCCAATCTTAGGGGTGCAGACCTTAGCGATGCCAATCTCAGTGATGCTATCCTCAGCAGAGCCGATCTCAGCAGTGCTAACCTCAGCAACGCTGACCTCAGTGGTGCTAACTTAGGCTGTATAGCAATCCCAATAGAATCCTTAATTAAATTCCAAGACGACCAATGTACCGATTTTAGAGGAGCTAAAAACTTGACACCTCGGCAAGTTAAATCAGCCAAGGATTGGGATAAAGCGAGATACGATGAGGAGTTTCGCAGCAAGCTAGGGTTGAAGTAG
- a CDS encoding biotin--[acetyl-CoA-carboxylase] ligase: protein MGLDRQQLEVALKVGREYTYLPFRLHIFESVASTNQTLWELVEQGVEPGCVVIATQQTAGRGQWGRQWISPAGGLYLSLFVAPHIAANNNYQLTFASAWGIANQLRKCGVDVAIKWPNDLVIDKRKLGGILTETKVSQGTITQAVIGVGINWINPVPETGINLETWQASRESRPISSLEMLAAKILLGIESGIQSLLQEGVNILLTRYLELLANVGDRVYVNNLAGNIVGVTPTGELHVRMDISTSVTSTVPEIYLQPGIISLGYSKNQVNF from the coding sequence GTGGGATTGGATCGGCAACAGTTGGAAGTAGCCCTAAAAGTCGGGCGCGAGTATACTTATTTACCGTTTCGCTTGCATATATTTGAATCTGTCGCTTCAACTAATCAAACCCTTTGGGAATTGGTAGAACAAGGAGTGGAGCCTGGATGTGTAGTTATTGCCACTCAGCAAACAGCTGGACGGGGACAATGGGGACGGCAATGGATTTCGCCAGCGGGAGGATTGTATCTTTCGCTGTTTGTTGCTCCTCATATAGCAGCTAACAATAACTATCAGCTCACTTTTGCTAGTGCTTGGGGAATTGCCAATCAATTGCGGAAATGCGGCGTCGATGTTGCGATTAAATGGCCTAACGATCTAGTTATCGACAAGCGCAAACTGGGCGGTATTTTAACGGAAACCAAAGTCAGCCAAGGAACAATAACCCAAGCAGTCATAGGTGTTGGGATTAATTGGATAAACCCAGTTCCAGAAACTGGCATTAATCTGGAAACATGGCAAGCTTCCAGAGAGTCCAGACCTATATCCAGTTTAGAAATGCTGGCGGCGAAAATTTTACTAGGAATAGAATCCGGTATACAGAGTCTTTTGCAAGAAGGAGTAAATATATTATTGACTCGCTATCTAGAGTTGCTGGCAAATGTTGGCGATCGCGTATACGTCAACAATTTGGCAGGCAATATAGTTGGTGTGACTCCTACTGGGGAACTGCATGTGCGTATGGATATATCTACATCCGTAACTTCGACAGTACCTGAAATCTACCTCCAGCCCGGTATAATCAGTTTGGGCTACAGCAAAAATCAGGTTAATTTCTAA
- a CDS encoding riboflavin synthase: MFTGIIQTLGTIRPLAGDYWQISCVNHASESVMGDLAYGDSVAVDGICLTVEEILKDGFIATASPETLRRTTLGKEQAEPRYVNLETSLRVGSKVGGHFVMGHVDGIGRMVSAQQTATSWEMTFTAPDAIARYIVPKGSIAVNGISLTVADYDPEISQFKVAVIPLTYAETNLRYLVPGSWVNLEGDILGKYVEKFLYGGKRDLAADPDASRDEITPTFLAEHGYL, encoded by the coding sequence GTGTTTACAGGAATAATTCAGACATTAGGAACTATAAGACCCTTAGCAGGGGATTATTGGCAAATCAGTTGTGTTAACCATGCATCAGAATCAGTTATGGGAGATCTGGCTTATGGTGACAGCGTAGCAGTGGATGGCATTTGTTTGACCGTGGAAGAAATTTTGAAGGATGGTTTTATTGCGACTGCATCACCGGAAACCTTGCGCCGTACAACCTTAGGAAAAGAGCAAGCAGAACCAAGATATGTAAATTTAGAAACTTCCTTACGGGTAGGTAGCAAAGTTGGCGGTCATTTTGTCATGGGACATGTAGACGGCATTGGTCGCATGGTCTCGGCACAACAGACAGCAACTTCTTGGGAGATGACTTTTACAGCTCCTGATGCGATCGCCCGTTACATAGTTCCCAAAGGTAGTATAGCCGTAAACGGCATCAGCCTCACAGTCGCCGACTACGATCCAGAAATTTCACAGTTTAAGGTAGCAGTTATTCCTCTTACTTATGCCGAAACCAATCTCCGCTATCTCGTTCCGGGCAGTTGGGTGAATCTTGAAGGGGATATTCTGGGCAAATACGTAGAAAAATTCCTTTATGGCGGCAAACGAGACCTAGCAGCAGACCCAGACGCAAGTCGTGATGAAATAACACCCACATTCTTGGCAGAACACGGGTATTTGTAA
- a CDS encoding peptidoglycan DD-metalloendopeptidase family protein, whose protein sequence is MTQRNHSAPNRLHHSWQRTLPAQSICWLGSFSLLSSGLVLAQTESSIDNIVPTVENSQPAAGNIVKKEVVERSHAAPTPEVAQSQPEFSQRRTKLRQRLRKVEISQPPAQKRQSQPQAEASQSVVRVRNSKPQVAASQSTETVRDSSPNNAPVVIRERKPQVEFAAPTKPSSTPQKLPEVAQPANNSSSTASATAGQTKDYNNAYIDPTDYNPAAKYEAPSSVVITERSTGCKAILVQGVSSTICGSNQSVANSKTGTPSWLRKSQHARLAAATPAKRIATKSESNTGWRPPRVISKVIANANRVANVGVTKSSDRSNRYIPDPSSFTPTTTVSSVPIAPSGGTLPAPMTADNSAPRPSVVAYNIPLATTLPRIAYSTMYGSRVAIGGTGLAFPLIVPAPITSLFGWRTHPITGNRRFHSGMDLGAPMGTPILAAYSGQVETADWQGGYGLAVILNHNNALQTLYGHMSEIFVQPGQWVERGSVIGRVGSTGNSTGPHLHFEVRQLTPQGWVATDPSLPLQSALNQLVQTSQTAQVNREPGS, encoded by the coding sequence ATGACGCAGCGCAATCACTCTGCCCCTAACCGTTTGCACCACTCATGGCAGCGAACGCTGCCAGCACAGAGTATCTGTTGGCTTGGCAGCTTCAGCCTTCTGAGCAGCGGCCTGGTACTTGCCCAAACCGAATCATCCATCGATAATATTGTCCCGACAGTAGAAAATTCCCAACCAGCAGCGGGCAATATTGTCAAAAAAGAAGTAGTTGAGCGTAGTCATGCTGCTCCTACTCCAGAGGTGGCTCAATCACAGCCAGAATTTTCGCAACGGCGAACTAAACTTAGACAAAGACTGCGGAAAGTCGAAATTTCCCAGCCTCCAGCACAAAAAAGACAGTCTCAACCTCAAGCTGAAGCTTCCCAGTCTGTAGTCAGAGTCCGAAATTCCAAACCCCAAGTAGCAGCTTCTCAATCTACAGAAACGGTGAGGGACTCATCACCCAATAATGCTCCTGTTGTTATTAGAGAAAGAAAACCGCAAGTAGAATTTGCAGCTCCGACTAAGCCTAGTTCTACACCACAGAAACTACCTGAAGTCGCCCAACCAGCAAACAACTCTTCAAGTACTGCTAGCGCGACAGCAGGTCAAACCAAGGACTACAATAACGCTTATATTGACCCGACTGATTACAATCCCGCAGCCAAGTACGAAGCTCCCAGTAGCGTGGTAATTACAGAACGTTCCACCGGTTGTAAAGCTATATTGGTGCAAGGAGTTTCTAGCACTATTTGTGGTAGCAATCAGTCTGTAGCTAACTCCAAAACAGGAACACCGAGTTGGCTAAGAAAAAGTCAACACGCTCGGTTAGCTGCCGCTACACCAGCCAAGCGGATTGCCACTAAGAGTGAAAGCAATACTGGATGGCGTCCGCCTCGGGTGATTTCTAAAGTCATTGCTAATGCTAATCGGGTTGCTAATGTGGGCGTGACCAAGAGTAGCGATCGCTCAAATCGCTATATTCCCGATCCTAGCAGTTTCACCCCTACAACCACAGTTAGTTCTGTTCCCATCGCGCCGAGTGGCGGTACTTTACCCGCACCGATGACAGCTGACAACTCAGCACCCCGCCCCAGTGTAGTAGCTTATAATATTCCTCTGGCAACGACATTACCGCGAATCGCCTATAGCACTATGTATGGTAGTAGAGTTGCGATTGGCGGTACAGGGTTAGCGTTTCCGCTGATTGTTCCCGCGCCAATTACTTCTTTATTTGGTTGGCGAACTCATCCAATTACTGGCAACCGCCGTTTCCACTCTGGTATGGATTTGGGTGCTCCTATGGGAACACCAATTTTGGCAGCATACTCCGGTCAAGTAGAAACTGCTGACTGGCAGGGTGGCTATGGCTTAGCTGTAATCCTGAATCATAACAACGCTCTCCAAACCCTCTACGGTCACATGTCCGAAATCTTTGTTCAACCTGGTCAGTGGGTAGAACGGGGAAGCGTGATTGGACGGGTAGGCAGTACAGGTAACTCTACAGGGCCCCACCTGCACTTTGAAGTGCGCCAACTGACACCCCAAGGCTGGGTTGCAACAGACCCAAGTCTACCATTACAGTCTGCCCTTAATCAATTGGTACAAACCTCTCAGACAGCCCAGGTAAATCGGGAACCAGGCAGCTGA
- the pgeF gene encoding peptidoglycan editing factor PgeF, which produces MHTWHWHTWQGMSYLTCSLLEAWPHGFFTQHFWPRSPEELTMVLHPDASGYRLKQVHGNTVLTPSEIVTQLNEIEEENNSALVSADGLVSEQPLQAVWVASADCTPVLIADEKTGLVAAVHAGWRGTAAKIVPQAIARLQAQGSKIEDLRIAMGPAIAKEVYQVATQVAAEVGASIIPHENEEAIVEALHELPNSPLLTDPNPGKVRLDVRRVNALQMEKLGISPEQIAIAPYCTYQTPEHFFSYRREKQKKVQWSGIVSQ; this is translated from the coding sequence ATGCACACTTGGCACTGGCATACTTGGCAAGGAATGTCTTATCTGACTTGTAGTCTTCTTGAAGCTTGGCCGCATGGCTTTTTTACCCAACATTTTTGGCCTCGTTCTCCAGAAGAGTTGACGATGGTACTGCATCCAGATGCTTCAGGATATCGCTTAAAACAGGTACATGGCAACACTGTGCTCACGCCTTCGGAAATTGTTACTCAGTTAAATGAGATAGAGGAAGAAAATAATTCTGCTCTGGTATCGGCAGACGGTTTAGTGAGCGAACAGCCTTTGCAAGCAGTATGGGTAGCCAGTGCTGATTGTACACCCGTGCTGATTGCTGATGAAAAAACAGGATTGGTGGCAGCAGTACACGCTGGGTGGCGAGGTACAGCAGCAAAGATTGTGCCGCAAGCAATTGCCCGCTTGCAAGCTCAGGGCAGCAAAATTGAAGATTTACGAATAGCAATGGGGCCTGCGATCGCCAAAGAAGTATACCAGGTAGCCACTCAAGTAGCCGCTGAAGTCGGGGCTAGCATTATACCACATGAAAACGAGGAAGCGATCGTTGAGGCATTGCACGAACTACCAAATTCTCCCTTACTTACAGACCCAAATCCCGGCAAAGTGCGCTTGGATGTCCGGCGAGTGAATGCTTTACAGATGGAAAAATTGGGAATTAGTCCGGAACAAATTGCGATCGCTCCTTACTGTACCTACCAAACACCAGAGCATTTCTTTTCTTACCGCCGAGAAAAACAGAAAAAAGTGCAGTGGTCGGGAATTGTAAGTCAATAA
- a CDS encoding CU044_2847 family protein produces MTKLTPIQLDDNTIIYIEASEDVNIPLVTIEAPTEEEEEALLDKGMSPAQLRQKMIQNFQVIQTTIRAYTVYSLHAFKQIPIPNVDKVTLEFGIELGGEAGIPYVTKGTAKSNLKITVECSFPENKLELK; encoded by the coding sequence ATGACCAAACTCACACCCATCCAGCTAGATGACAACACTATCATCTACATCGAAGCTTCGGAGGACGTGAATATTCCTTTAGTCACTATAGAAGCACCTACAGAGGAAGAGGAAGAAGCGCTGCTTGACAAGGGCATGAGTCCAGCACAACTGCGGCAGAAAATGATCCAAAATTTTCAAGTAATTCAAACTACGATTCGAGCTTATACTGTTTACTCTTTACATGCGTTTAAGCAAATCCCTATCCCTAACGTAGATAAAGTTACCTTGGAATTTGGCATCGAACTGGGTGGAGAAGCAGGGATTCCCTATGTGACAAAAGGCACTGCTAAAAGTAACCTGAAAATTACCGTGGAGTGTTCGTTTCCTGAAAATAAACTTGAACTAAAATAG
- a CDS encoding helix-turn-helix transcriptional regulator has product MLNYCEELTQQKPLLVDFKQEGASRELFLNPPLLTSNNSGWSGIHFEHHYQPSYDTPEHRLTMHTISIAFCAIPSERWFDGRRQREYQTTGTIAIIPAGTLHRCLWQKDVQFMFVAVEPKLLVSLGAEVDAPTDIELIPEFATKQDPLIQGIVLSLKEELGYDRQGSNLYVEQLTTTLIIHLLKKYSVRKPQILNYGDGLPKHKLQQTLEYINVHLDQDIKLADLAGTVGMSQYYFVRLFKQSMGIAPYQYVIQQRVERAKQLLKQGKVTITDIALQCGFANQSHFTKHFRQLTGVTPKTYQQL; this is encoded by the coding sequence ATGCTCAACTACTGCGAAGAATTAACTCAGCAAAAGCCTTTGCTTGTTGATTTCAAACAGGAAGGCGCTTCTCGTGAACTCTTTCTTAATCCACCACTTCTAACCAGCAACAATTCTGGATGGAGTGGTATTCATTTCGAGCATCATTATCAACCTAGTTATGATACCCCCGAGCATCGCTTGACAATGCACACTATCAGTATCGCCTTCTGTGCTATTCCATCAGAACGATGGTTTGATGGACGTAGACAAAGGGAGTATCAGACGACGGGAACAATAGCGATTATTCCTGCTGGTACGCTGCATCGTTGTCTGTGGCAAAAAGATGTTCAATTCATGTTTGTTGCGGTTGAACCCAAACTTCTTGTTAGTTTGGGTGCAGAAGTTGATGCACCCACAGATATTGAACTGATTCCAGAGTTTGCAACTAAACAAGATCCGCTTATCCAGGGTATAGTGTTATCGCTTAAAGAAGAACTTGGATATGACAGACAGGGAAGTAATTTATATGTTGAACAGTTAACAACAACATTAATTATTCATTTATTAAAGAAATATTCTGTTAGAAAACCCCAAATTTTAAATTATGGGGATGGACTACCCAAGCACAAGTTGCAGCAAACGCTTGAGTACATTAATGTCCATCTCGACCAAGATATTAAATTGGCTGACTTAGCTGGAACAGTGGGTATGAGCCAATATTACTTTGTTCGCCTCTTCAAACAATCGATGGGTATCGCTCCTTACCAGTATGTGATTCAACAACGTGTGGAAAGAGCAAAGCAATTGTTGAAGCAAGGGAAGGTGACAATTACTGACATAGCCTTGCAGTGTGGTTTTGCCAATCAAAGCCACTTTACCAAGCATTTTCGTCAACTCACAGGAGTTACACCAAAAACTTATCAACAGCTTTAG